From a single Mustelus asterias unplaced genomic scaffold, sMusAst1.hap1.1 HAP1_SCAFFOLD_266, whole genome shotgun sequence genomic region:
- the LOC144486013 gene encoding zona pellucida sperm-binding protein 3-like, which translates to MTGDFLIYSTHLSHSPEYHGSVIVRTNGAIVPIECHYFRKGNVSSNPIKPTWIPFSSTRSGEGHLSFSLRLMNGDWLTERTSTVYYLGELIHIEASVSMSNHMALKLYIDRCVATLRPDKDSSPRYSIIDYNGCLLDSKAEDSFSTFVLPGDEQEPDKLRFDLDAFRFFGDERSLIFITCHLKVVPVDQRFQEQSLYFAEVAECLGPIGGIEL; encoded by the exons atgactgGAGATTTCCTGATCTACAGCACCCACCTGAGCCACAGCCCAGAGTATCATGGATCTGTTATTGTGAGAACCAATGGAGCGATCGTTCCCATTGAGTGTCATTATTTTAG GAAGGGCAATGTGAGCAGTAACCCCATCAAGCCCACCTGGATCCCATTCAGCTCCACCAGGTCTGGAGAAGGGCATCTGTCATTCTCACTGCGCCTAATGAATG GTGACTGGCTTACAGAGCGCACTTCGACTGTCTACTACCTGGGTGAGCTCATTCACATTGAGGCCTCTGTTTCAATGAGCAACCACATGGCCCTGAAGCTCTACATTGACCGCTGTGTAGCTACATTGAGGCCAGACAAGGACTCCAGCCCGAGATACAGCATCATTGACTACAATGG CTGCCTCCTGGACAGCAAAGCTGAGGACTCCTTTTCAACCTTTGTGTTGCCAGGAGACGAGCAGGAGCCGGACAAGCTCCGCTTTGACCTGGATGCCTTCCGTTTCTTTGGAGATGAGCGTTCCTTG ATTTTCATCACCTGTCACCTGAAAGTTGTTCCAGTGGATCAGAGATTCCAGGAACAAAGCTTGTACTTTGCAGAAGTTGCAGAATGT CTGGGCCCCATTGGAGGAATCGAGCTTTGA